In Crassostrea angulata isolate pt1a10 unplaced genomic scaffold, ASM2561291v2 HiC_scaffold_309, whole genome shotgun sequence, the sequence taaatttaatgactcccatgtgttgtctttaaccccccccccccttcccctgTTATGAAAGAGGAAaagatgatacactgtatattttgtttacttctgatatcctcatccctaaaccacataatttattcttgctctttgtgtcattgcgcgtcaaattgtatataggttatgcccccttggagataCTCTGACgttctagaactagaaataataaagtattttatcttattcatatgtagtgtatgatccatgtgggtaattcgtAGCCTATATCTAGCAAATATCAttaaaaccattgagatccccaccttaatccaaagatattattcctcctaatgtcatggcgcatcagatcattatggcatgcaatagtcatgaccctaaggggttatcatgacccccttagaatcagaaattgtcaatcatctttgaaatattgatgtttgatgatcatatctctatttaatctttattattaagtctcccgaatgaaatttgaagacttattgtttttgtactgttcttaatgcatgtatttttattctttgtcttcttctttttcttctttcccgctctgaacttgtttctcagagatggctgaacagaattgtacaaaccTCTAGGAtgtgataggcctgcatatgtAGTTgcgcaccctggtttgatttttctcattttgggttagacaaccacttttctggggggggggggggggtcaaaagggtgtgcggtctaacattgaaccttataggaagaatcgtagactttattgtaaattgtaacttgaaaacggacaaagataataatgaaaggttttcataatcatatattgactgtaactggcaatatatagggtttattagatctgacccctggggtcatccccaccccaaGGAATtagaaattaccatatatctcaaaactgttataatcatgacccctaaaccatatacaTTCATGtgtctgatgtcaaggggcatcaagtGTTATCTacgtcatgggccctgtgggtggtcctgaccccctcgaacagcaagtcccttaatatcttcaaaacagttgggatccccacccttaaaccatatatattcttgttctttGTGTCAATGGGCATCAGacagtatgtaggtcatgggccccggggatGGTCGTgaccccctcgaacaggaagtgcacgaatattttgaaaacgGTTGACATCCCCATCctttaactatatatattcttgatccttaaagggcatcaaaaggtagtAAGTTATGGGCCTAAGGGTTAAAATACTAAcagtaaataaacctgtaaatatttacattgataattttgaaagttatgtaaaattaatatagtCATATATGGTAGAAAAAatgctataaatatatatttaattacttCAAAGACTTGTTGTTTTTcgttatcagtgtttaaataattaaaataattacttgaaGAAATATTAAATAGTGATTCCgaagaatttacttcccgcatttcatagaaatgaacagaaaatattctttctatgtttacatttaaatgttcaaataaatttcaataatatatcatttaaattgtacatcatcaaatactgattccgactactttgaagtcattaaatttctattggctattgacagAAAAAGAGACGCGtaaccatccaatgaaaacgaatacacagagtttgattgacaggttcagccaggtccaggtcttacccgatgtccgaggttatgtgtacACAGCCAAATAGTCTCAGTAACTACTCTTCTCTTTTAAATACGCGAACCTTTctattgtttgtttaaatttaattcaattttctagaaagaaaagtatatagttttatatatatatatatatttttttgttcatgggAATACCTATcaaagagttttgccaatcacaaacagtttaaagtaatgtaaagCACGGgctttattttaaattgtaaattaaagcattttctgtttttaattagAAGATTAGCATAAATTAATTTTgctaataaatgaataaataagtaTTTTCAAGGTTTGTAATacactgtgatgtcataatagAGATTTTTCATAGTTTTTGACTGAACAGAATTCAGTGAGCTAGCCTTATCTTTGCTGCGTCcagattacgacaaagagcacacggcgggtgtgaccggtcagcacaGGATgttcactcctcctaggcacctgatcctacctctatctgtTTGGAGGTCCATGTTGCTTTGCTTTGAacttgtatttcgttttatggatttttaagATGGTTCACGGtctgttattgtcattttttcatatattaacaatatttgACCAGATTAGCCATACCCTATATAAAGTCAGAATCCGGCCCTACCCCGGGAAACATGATTTTGATAGAGGGTTTTCTGGTCAACATTATTATAAATTCAGTTTTTCTTACAGATGTGTTGGAAAAGAgaaggacatttttttttaaaagatggtgGAATTTTGACAATGTTTACCTTGACCTTAAGGCCTCTTTGGGACAAGAGACATGATATTTAGCATTTCTATTCCGCTTACTCCAAAAATGCatcatataaaatttgaaaaaaatctggcTGAGTTGTTTTTCAGAAGAAGTTAATAATGGTCAATTGGTAACACATGAGGCTTGTCGCAATACGTACGAGAACGGACAACGACGGACAAAAATCAATTCCAATAGGTCACCTGATTTACTCAAGTTACCTAGAAATtactaccaaaaaaaaaaaaaaaacaaacaaaacgaaactaaatccaaaaaataacCACAGGAGATTTTGTTCATAgtgtaaacagaaaaaaatttagaTTGTAATTCGTCtatcattttttgttcttttttatagaTGTCGGCTAGCAAGTATTTGTTTCAAGTACACACAACAGAATCATGTCCAAAAAACCGTAAAGAAATGGATGAAAGGTCACTTGCTCTCAATTGTACCGAGAGCAATGGCTACACCTGTCTCCCGAACAAAAACATTACGATGTTATTGGAGTTTTGTTACAAACGGGCTCGAATACCAGTAACGAAAGGTAAACATAAAAACCAGTTTTTATATAACTGTTTAAAATACGAAAAAGAAACACACAAAAGTTCAAaacatttggttttttttcttttttgttacaaaccaatgttgtgtttttattggattttgaattttctttaggagtttgtttatttttacgaTATTCTGACGTCGATGCCTTTGATTGCCAACATTTTCCTTCTGGTTGTCCTGATGCTGATTACTTCACTGatgaaatttataaatgtaagtggtttagtttata encodes:
- the LOC128170094 gene encoding uncharacterized protein LOC128170094, which codes for MARNTLEYVSHSCKLAFSMILCAHMSASKYLFQVHTTESCPKNRKEMDERSLALNCTESNGYTCLPNKNITMLLEFCYKRARIPVTKGVCLFLRYSDVDAFDCQHFPSGCPDADYFTDEIYK